The Epinephelus fuscoguttatus unplaced genomic scaffold, E.fuscoguttatus.final_Chr_v1 AP022699.1 genome window below encodes:
- the LOC125885347 gene encoding putative per-hexamer repeat protein 5, with the protein METELQLDSRCAVDMQTTVSLQDNSVSLQEDSVSTVKKKRQRQTDRRSAFFLSLLEKWTSLQKDNVSLQEDNVSLQEDSETKQQKKLQYSLVQVQSGTGTGTVQYRYSLVQVQSGSGTGTVQYRYSLTLVQVKSDWCRYSLVQVQSDTGTDTVWYRYSLVQVQSDTGTGTVWYRYSPVQVQSDTGTDTVWYRYSLTLVQVQSDTGTDTVWYRYSLVQVQSDTGTGTVWYRYSLVQVQSDTGTGTVRYRYSLTPVQVQSSTGTVRHRYSPAQVQSGTGTGTVQYRYSLVQVQSGTGTGTVWYRYSLTPVQSDTGTGTVWHRYRYSPVQEQSGTGTVWLWYRYSPVQVQSGSGTGTVQYRYSPVQVQSDSGTGTVWCRYSLTPVQSDTGTGTVWHRYRYSPVQEQSGTGTVWLWYRYSPVQVQSDSGTGKV; encoded by the exons ATGGAGACGGAGCTGCAGCTTGACTCCCGCTGTGCAGTGGACATGCA GACAACAGTGTCTCTGCAGGACAACAGTGTGTCTTTACAGGAGGACAGTGTGTccacagtgaagaagaagagacagagacagacagacagacgaagTGCGTTTTTCCTCAGTTTATTAGAAAAGTGGACATCTCTACAGAAGGACAATGTGTCTCTACAGGAGGACAATGTGTCTCTACAGGAGGACAGTGAAACAAAGCAACAGAAAAAGCTCca GTACAGTCTGGTACAGGTACAGTCTGGcacaggtacag gtacagtcCAGTACAG GTACAGTCTAGTACAGGTACAGTCTGGCTCTGGTACAGGTACAGTCCAGTACAGGTACAGTCTGACTCTGGTACAGGTAAAGTCTGACTGGTGCAG GTACAGTCTGGTACAGGTACAGTCTGACACCGGTACAGATACAGTCTGGTACAGGTACAGTCTGGTACAG GTACAGTCTGACACCGGTACAGGTACAGTCTGGTACAGGTACAGTCCGGTACAGGTACAGTCTGACACCGGTACAG ATACAGTCTGGTACAGGTACAGTCTGACACTGGTACAGGTACAGTCTGACACCGGTACAGATACAGTCTGGTACAGGTACAGTCTGGTACAGGTACAGTCTGACACCGGTACAGGTACAGTCTGGTACAG GTACAGTCTGGTACAGGTACAGTCTGACACCGGTACAGGTACAGTCCGGTACAG GTACAGTCTGACACCGGTACAGGTACAGTCTAGTACAGGTACAGTCCGGCACAGGTACAGTCCGGCACAGGTACAGTCTGGCACCGGTACAGGTACGGTCCAGTACAGGTACAGTCTGGTACAGGTACAGTCCGGcacaggtacaggtacagtcTGGTACAGGTACAGTCTGACACCGGTACAGTCTGACACCGGTACAGGTACAGTCTGGcacaggtacaggtacagtcCAGTACAGGAACAGTCCGGTACAGGTACAGTCTGGCTCTGGTACAGGTACAGTCCAGTACAGGTACAGTCTGGCTCTGGTACAGGTACAGTCCAGTACAGGTACAGTCCAGTACAGGTACAGTCTGACTCTGGTACAG GTACAGTCTGGTGCAGGTACAGTCTGACACCGGTACAGTCTGACACCGGTACAGGTACAGTCTGGcacaggtacaggtacagtcCAGTACAGGAACAGTCCGGTACAGGTACAGTCTGGCTCTGGTACAGGTACAGTCCAGTACAG GTACAGTCTGACTCTGGTACAGGTAAAGTCTGA